Proteins encoded within one genomic window of Candidatus Baltobacteraceae bacterium:
- a CDS encoding MFS transporter encodes MNLFADFTYEGGRGIVGEFLGHLGASGAIVGLVAGGGELAGYAIRSVSGAIADRTGRYWIDAWVGYAINMLCVPALALVGAWPAAAGLVVGERVGRGIRKPVMSAIIAQAGRDMGGGGLAFGINEFLDQLGATVGPLVVAYAMVRGGGYSLGFGVLIVPAVITLLCLLPASALGRHLVPTPGDADEPALKDPAAFRRYLIGGALMAAGFVDFALISLRFSRDHIVGAAGVSVWFAVAMFVAAIAAPVLGKLYDRFGGGVIAVGVALSAVASPLAFLGTGGVALAGAALWGFGTAVVDALLLALIASVITKRRGATTFGFFDLIFGVAWFAGSAVCGVLLDHSVVALAIFSVLLQLAAIPFFL; translated from the coding sequence GTGAACTTGTTCGCGGATTTTACGTACGAAGGCGGACGCGGCATCGTCGGGGAGTTCCTCGGGCACCTCGGCGCGAGCGGCGCGATCGTCGGGCTCGTCGCCGGCGGGGGTGAGCTGGCCGGATACGCGATTCGCTCCGTGTCGGGCGCGATCGCCGACCGCACGGGCCGCTACTGGATCGACGCCTGGGTCGGGTACGCCATCAATATGCTCTGCGTGCCGGCGCTGGCGCTGGTAGGCGCGTGGCCGGCGGCCGCCGGTCTGGTCGTGGGCGAGCGCGTCGGACGCGGGATCCGAAAGCCGGTCATGTCGGCCATCATCGCGCAGGCGGGGCGCGACATGGGCGGCGGAGGCCTGGCCTTCGGCATTAACGAGTTCCTCGATCAGCTCGGCGCCACGGTCGGACCGCTCGTCGTGGCATACGCCATGGTTCGCGGCGGTGGCTACAGCCTCGGTTTCGGCGTCCTCATCGTGCCGGCAGTCATCACCTTGCTCTGCCTGCTACCCGCCAGTGCCCTGGGCCGGCATCTCGTTCCGACGCCGGGAGACGCCGACGAACCGGCGCTCAAAGACCCGGCCGCATTCCGGCGCTACCTCATCGGCGGCGCGCTGATGGCGGCGGGATTCGTCGACTTCGCGCTGATTTCGCTGCGCTTCTCGCGCGACCACATCGTCGGAGCCGCGGGCGTATCGGTCTGGTTTGCCGTTGCGATGTTCGTCGCGGCGATCGCCGCGCCGGTTCTGGGCAAGCTCTACGACCGGTTCGGCGGCGGCGTCATTGCCGTGGGCGTCGCGCTCTCGGCCGTCGCGTCGCCGTTGGCGTTTCTCGGCACCGGCGGCGTCGCATTAGCCGGCGCGGCCCTCTGGGGCTTTGGGACCGCCGTCGTCGACGCGCTGCTTCTTGCCCTCATTGCATCCGTTATAACGAAGCGTCGGGGAGCCACGACGTTCGGGTTCTTCGATCTCATCTTCGGCGTCGCGTGGTTCGCCGGAAGCGCGGTCTGTGGGGTGCTCCTGGATCACTCTGTGGTGGCCTTGGCCATCTTCTCCGTGCTGCTGCAGCTCGCGGCCATCCCGTTCTTTCTCTAA